Proteins co-encoded in one Astyanax mexicanus isolate ESR-SI-001 chromosome 1, AstMex3_surface, whole genome shotgun sequence genomic window:
- the LOC125780956 gene encoding multimerin-2-like isoform X14 → MSAVYLLLLLGCSLLEGQSVRVNSITLRGSEDRGDRENEIQAAENPTTEATTTTSTQQSCQQDIHSVLREMSAVLAELKVEQRHTTTAVNNLESRLRASESQVEELKKKVEVESHINQEKLNDLKTSLNNEVQILKKENQAQTVNHSTLEVRFETEVDELKTKSDESLKDLKNSLKITENNVEILKKENQERKVVFSASLSGGESANHGPYSTDVTLVYKHVFINIGNAYNPVTGIFTAPVRGVYEFKIYAFGLGGRTMSVVLQKNGHHVTGAYVHQQPNVVNSSNGVSLLLEVGDVVCVKVRANDWVHDSTFHHTTFSGQMLFSV, encoded by the exons ATGAGTgcagtttatctgctgctgctgctgggctgCAGTTTGTTGGAGGGACAGTCAGTCAGGGTGAATAGCATCACTCTGAGGGGTTCTGAAGacagaggagacagagagaacgAGATTCAGGCTGCTGAGAATCCCACAACTGAAGCTACaaccacaacctccacccaacAAAGCTGCCAGCAGGACATCCACTCTGTACTGAGAGAGATGAGCGCTGTGCTGGCAGAGCTGAAAGTTGAACAGAGACACACGACGACTGCAGTGAACAACTTAGAGAGCAGACTGAGAGCCAGTGAGAGTCAAGTGGAGGAGCTGAAGAAAAAGGTAGAGGTGGAGAGTCACATCAATCAAG AGAAGCTGAACGACTTGAAAACATCACTCAACAATGAAGTGCAGATCTTAAAAAAGGAGAATCAAG CTCAGACAGTGAATCACAGCACACTGGAGGTGAGATTTGAGACTGAAGTGGATGAACTGAAGACTAAAAGTGAtg AGTCACTGAAAGACTTGAAAAACTCCCTGAAGATCACAGAGAACAATGTGGAGATCCTGAAAAAGGAGAACCAAG AGAGAAAAGTGGTGTTTTCAGCATCACTTTCAGGCGGGGAATCGGCTAATCATGGACCATACAGCACTGATGTTACTCTGGTCTACAAACACGTCTTCATCAACATCGGAAACGCTTACAACCCAGTTACAG GTATTTTCACTGCCCCTGTCAGAGGAGTCTATGAATTCAAAATCTACGCTTTTGGACTTGGTGGAAGAACTATGTCAGTGGTCTTACAGAAGAATGGACATCATGTAACAGGAGCATATGTTCATCAACAACCAAATGTTGTAAATTCCTCTAATGGAGTCTCACTGTTACTGGAAGTAGGAGATGTTGTCTGTGTGAAGGTCAGAGCTAATGATTGGGTACATGACAGTACATTTCATCACACCACCTTTAGTGGTCAGATGCTGTTTTCTGTTTGA
- the LOC125799862 gene encoding uncharacterized protein K02A2.6-like encodes MKKGKSEVCICGDFKVSINPVLRTVQYPLPRIEDIFSSLAGGEKFSKIDLSQAYLQMEVEESSKKFLIINTHKGLYRYNRLVFGVASAPAIWQRAMDQVLQDIPGTQCYLDDIIITGKDDDDHFQNLSKVLTKLNEYGLRAKREKCEFFKREISYCGHVIDKHGLHKSQEKIEAVLKAPKPENVSQLRSYLGVPVMSAARLQQWALLLGAHLYDIEFKGTKQHCNADGLSRLPLSTTVEEIPG; translated from the exons ATGAAGAAAGGAAAAAGTGAAGTGTGTATATGTGGGGACTTCAAGGTGAGCATTAATCCGGTGCTGCGCACAGTGCAGTACCCCCTTCCACGAATCGAAGACATTTTCTCATCATTGGCTGGTGGGGAGAAGTTTTCAAAGATCGACTTGTCACAGGCCTATCTCCAGATGGAAGTGGAGGAGTCAAGCAAAAAGTTCCTAATCATCAACACTCATAAAGGACTTTACCGATACAATCGACTTGTGTTTGGTGTTGCTTCAGCTCCAGCCATCTGGCAAAGAGCCATGGATCAGGTGCTCCAGGACATACCTGGAACACAATGCTACCTGGATGATATTATCATAACAGGAAAAGATGATGATGATCATTTCCAGAACCTGAGCAAAGTACTCACCAAGCTGAATGAGTACGGCCTACgggcaaagagagagaaatgtgaaTTTTTCAAAAGAGAAATCTCATACTGTGGACATGTCATCGACAAGCATGGCTTACATAAGTCACAAGAGAAAATTGAGGCAGTGCTGAAAGCACCTAAACCTGAAAATGTGTCACAATTGAGATCGTACTTAG GAGTCCCAGTGATGTCAGCCGCGCGACTACAGCAATGGGCCCTGTTGTTAGGAGCACACTTGTATGACATCGAGTTCAAGGGGACTAAACAACACTGCAATGCTGATGGTTTATCACGCCTCCCACTGTCAACAACTGTGGAAGAAATTCCCGGCTGA
- the LOC125780966 gene encoding uncharacterized protein LOC125780966 — protein sequence MASAQVYTCLECGMYSLDPLSTDTGNNSGICTKCEIVSTLVDKVNKLELHVRGLIRDRQQDSLLAAPGVSGRVSTPSTPALEPSQRGEWVTSWRHSRKAKANATAKATASPPKHHAPPVHVSNRFAPLSEAPTEEPVKGTLVIGDSIVRHVKLATPLGAPAATVTCLPGARAPDISGNLRLGNRRYSRVVIHVGANDIRLRQSEVTKANIKEVIKQAQTLSEEVICSGPIPMRRGDEAYSRLSSLNRWMSKWCAENHVGFIDNWLHFEGKPGLLGRDGVHPTREGAALLSCSIAHSLLVSRQSSIRSC from the coding sequence atggcttctgctcaggtttacacctgtttagagtgtggcatgtatagcttagatcccttatccaccgatactggtaacaatagtggtatttgtactaagtgtgagatagttagcaccttggtggataaggtgaataagttagagctgcacgtccggggtttaataagggatagacagcaggattcactgttagcagccccgggtgtctcagggagagttagtaccccctcgactccggccttagagccctcacagcggggcgaatgggtaacgtcttggcggcatagtcgaaaggctaaggctaatgctaccgcaaaggccacagccagcccacctaaacaccacgctcccccagttcacgtgtcaaacaggtttgccccgctcagtgaagcaccaactgaggagcctgttaaaggtactctggtgataggagactctatcgtccgacacgtgaaattagctactcctttaggggcaccagcggcaacagttacttgtttaccgggagccagagcaccggacattagtggcaacctcaggttagggaataggagatattcgagggtagtaattcatgtaggggccaatgatattcgtctgcggcagtctgaagtaactaaggctaatattaaagaggtgattaaacaggcccagacgctgtccgaggaggtaatctgctctggccccatcccaatgaggcgtggtgatgaagcttacagcaggctttcttcgctgaaccgctggatgtccaagtggtgtgcagaaaatcatgtgggctttatagataactggctacactttgagggcaagcctggtcttttaggtagggatggtgtccaccccacgcgggagggtgctgccttactttcatgcagcatagctcatagtcttttagttagtcggcagagtagcattagaagctgctga